One genomic segment of Leptotrichia sp. oral taxon 215 str. W9775 includes these proteins:
- a CDS encoding ClbS/DfsB family four-helix bundle protein — MPRPKTKEDLMVTAKENYEKLNILISNMSDEELNTPFDFSKDEKKKEAHWKRDKNLRDILIHLYEWHQLILNWVNSNQNGEEKPFIPKPYNWKTYGNLNVEFWKKHQNTNLEEAKEMLKQSHKEVLELVDTFTNEELFSKDVYKWVGGSVLGSYFVSGTSSHYDWAIKKIKAHQKNCRLK; from the coding sequence ATGCCAAGACCAAAAACAAAAGAGGATTTAATGGTGACTGCTAAAGAAAATTATGAGAAACTGAATATACTGATTTCCAACATGTCTGACGAAGAATTGAATACACCTTTTGATTTTTCAAAGGATGAAAAGAAGAAGGAAGCACATTGGAAAAGAGATAAAAATTTAAGAGATATATTAATTCATCTCTATGAATGGCACCAGCTAATTTTAAATTGGGTAAATTCTAATCAGAATGGAGAAGAAAAGCCGTTTATTCCTAAACCATATAACTGGAAAACTTATGGTAATTTGAATGTTGAGTTTTGGAAAAAACATCAGAATACAAACTTAGAGGAAGCAAAAGAAATGCTAAAGCAATCACATAAAGAAGTTTTAGAGCTAGTCGATACATTTACAAACGAAGAATTGTTTTCAAAAGATGTATATAAATGGGTTGGAGGGAGTGTGCTTGGCTCATATTTTGTGAGTGGAACTTCAAGTCATTATGACTGGGCTAT